In Halorussus limi, a genomic segment contains:
- a CDS encoding TATA-box-binding protein, whose amino-acid sequence MTDPKETINIENVVASTGIGQELDLQSVAMDLEGADYDPEQFPGLVYRTQNPKSAALIFRSGKIVCTGAKSTADVHESLEIVFDKLRELQIDVNEDPEIVVQNIVTSADLGRNLNLNAIAIGLGLENIEYEPEQFPGLVYRLDEPEVVALLFGSGKLVITGGKKPEDAEQAVDKIVSRLEELGLLE is encoded by the coding sequence ATGACCGACCCAAAGGAGACCATCAACATTGAAAACGTGGTCGCCTCCACCGGTATCGGGCAGGAACTCGACCTGCAGAGCGTGGCGATGGACCTCGAAGGGGCCGACTACGACCCGGAGCAGTTCCCCGGTCTCGTCTACCGGACCCAGAACCCCAAGTCCGCGGCGCTCATCTTCCGGTCCGGCAAAATCGTCTGTACCGGCGCCAAGAGCACGGCCGACGTACACGAGAGTCTCGAAATCGTCTTCGACAAACTCCGTGAACTCCAGATCGACGTGAACGAGGACCCCGAAATCGTCGTCCAGAACATCGTCACGTCCGCGGACCTCGGGCGTAATCTCAACCTCAACGCCATCGCTATCGGTCTCGGACTGGAGAACATCGAGTACGAACCCGAGCAGTTCCCCGGTCTCGTCTACCGACTCGACGAACCCGAGGTCGTCGCGCTGCTGTTCGGTTCCGGCAAACTCGTCATCACCGGCGGGAAGAAACCCGAAGACGCCGAGCAGGCGGTCGACAAGATCGTCTCTCGACTCGAAGAACTCGGTCTGCTGGAATAG
- a CDS encoding amidohydrolase, whose product MTKLRIAGGQVLRPDATVERADVLVDSESGDIAAVGDPDDVPEGDETLDAEDGLVTPGLVNAHTHVAMTLLRGHADDKELDAWLQEDIWPVEAELTPEDVRAGTELGLLEMIRSGTTAFADMYFHEEEVVEAVEDAGLRARLGYGIVTVGKDEAGARDDCEQSLEVAREFDGAADGRVKTAFMPHSLTTVGEEYLREYVATAREEGIPLHYHANETEDEVDPIVEEEGERPLEYARDLDMTDGSDFVAHGVHLDGAEIDLLAETGTSVIHCPASNMKLASGMAPVQKLLDAGVTVGLGTDGAASNNDLDVFDEMRDAAMLGKLAADDASAVPAESVVRMATEGSASALGFDSGRIEEGANADLAVVDLDAAHLTPHHDLVSHLVYAARGSDVRHTLCDGAVLMRDREVLPLDAAAVREQAEERAAAAVERAE is encoded by the coding sequence ATGACGAAACTCCGAATCGCGGGCGGACAGGTTCTCCGTCCCGACGCGACCGTCGAACGCGCCGACGTACTGGTCGACTCCGAGTCCGGCGACATCGCCGCGGTGGGGGACCCCGACGACGTGCCCGAGGGCGACGAGACGCTGGACGCCGAGGACGGACTGGTGACGCCCGGTCTCGTCAACGCTCACACCCACGTCGCCATGACGCTCCTGCGGGGGCACGCCGACGACAAGGAACTCGACGCGTGGTTGCAGGAAGACATCTGGCCGGTCGAGGCCGAACTCACGCCCGAGGACGTGCGCGCCGGGACCGAACTCGGTCTGCTGGAGATGATTCGGTCGGGTACCACCGCGTTCGCGGACATGTACTTCCACGAGGAGGAGGTCGTCGAAGCGGTCGAGGACGCCGGCCTGCGCGCCCGACTCGGCTACGGCATCGTCACGGTCGGGAAGGACGAGGCGGGCGCACGCGACGACTGCGAACAGAGTCTCGAAGTCGCGCGGGAGTTCGACGGCGCGGCCGACGGCCGGGTGAAGACAGCGTTCATGCCCCATAGCCTCACGACCGTCGGCGAGGAGTACCTCCGGGAGTACGTCGCAACTGCCCGCGAGGAGGGGATTCCGCTCCACTACCACGCCAACGAGACCGAAGACGAGGTCGACCCCATCGTCGAGGAGGAGGGCGAGCGTCCCCTCGAATACGCCCGCGACCTCGACATGACCGACGGGTCGGACTTCGTGGCCCACGGCGTCCACCTCGACGGCGCAGAAATCGACCTGCTGGCCGAGACCGGCACGAGCGTAATCCACTGCCCGGCCTCGAACATGAAACTCGCCAGCGGGATGGCTCCGGTCCAGAAACTCCTCGACGCGGGCGTGACGGTCGGTCTCGGCACCGACGGCGCGGCGTCGAACAACGACCTCGACGTGTTCGACGAGATGCGCGACGCCGCGATGCTCGGCAAACTCGCGGCGGACGACGCCAGCGCGGTCCCGGCCGAGAGCGTCGTCCGGATGGCGACCGAAGGTAGCGCGTCGGCGCTCGGGTTCGACAGCGGCCGCATCGAGGAGGGCGCGAACGCCGACCTCGCCGTGGTGGACCTCGACGCCGCCCACCTTACGCCCCATCACGACCTCGTGAGCCACCTCGTGTACGCGGCCCGCGGGTCGGACGTGCGCCACACGCTCTGCGACGGCGCGGTCCTGATGCGCGACCGGGAGGTCCTGCCCCTCGACGCCGCGGCGGTCAGAGAGCAAGCAGAGGAGCGCGCCGCCGCCGCGGTCGAACGCGCAGAGTAG
- a CDS encoding AAA family ATPase codes for MDAPLWTERYAPDLADLPQEEVRDYLQKAVEDPINLVIHGPAGAGKTAAVRALAREAHDDPDNDLVEINVADFFGMTKKEIASDPRFSSFIDSKRKRNSSKADLINHVLKESASYSPVSGTYKTVVLDNAEAIREDFQQALRRVMERHHEATQFVITTRQPTKLIPPIRSRCFPVAMRAPSVPEIVAVLEGIVEAEGVEYDDNGLEYVAGYASGDLRKAILSAQTTAQKEGEVTMNAAYEVLGEVGVAAEIESMLDDAEAGEFSDARKTLDDLLVDEGYSGEEVLREILDVAHSGRYTGDELAELTRLAGEIDADLAEGANDRVHIGHLLAELGAGEA; via the coding sequence ATGGACGCGCCGCTGTGGACCGAACGGTACGCCCCCGACCTCGCCGACCTCCCGCAGGAAGAGGTCCGCGACTACCTCCAGAAGGCCGTCGAGGACCCCATCAACCTCGTCATTCACGGCCCGGCCGGGGCGGGCAAGACCGCGGCAGTGCGGGCGCTGGCCCGCGAAGCCCACGACGACCCGGACAACGACCTCGTGGAGATAAACGTCGCGGACTTCTTCGGAATGACGAAAAAGGAGATAGCATCGGACCCGCGCTTCTCGTCGTTCATCGACAGCAAGCGCAAGCGCAACTCCTCGAAGGCCGACCTCATCAACCACGTCCTCAAGGAGTCGGCGAGCTATTCACCCGTCTCGGGGACGTACAAGACCGTCGTGCTGGACAACGCCGAGGCCATCCGCGAGGACTTCCAGCAGGCGCTCCGCCGGGTGATGGAGCGCCACCACGAGGCGACCCAGTTCGTCATCACGACGCGCCAACCGACCAAACTCATCCCGCCGATTCGCTCGCGGTGTTTCCCGGTGGCGATGCGCGCGCCCTCGGTGCCGGAAATCGTCGCGGTGCTCGAAGGCATCGTGGAGGCGGAGGGCGTCGAGTACGACGACAACGGCCTCGAATACGTCGCGGGGTACGCCAGCGGCGACCTCCGGAAGGCGATTCTGAGCGCCCAGACCACCGCCCAGAAGGAGGGCGAGGTGACGATGAACGCCGCCTACGAGGTGCTTGGCGAGGTGGGCGTCGCGGCCGAAATCGAGTCGATGCTGGACGACGCCGAGGCGGGCGAGTTCAGCGACGCCCGCAAGACCTTGGACGACCTGCTCGTCGACGAGGGGTACAGCGGCGAGGAAGTGCTACGGGAGATTCTCGACGTGGCCCACTCCGGCCGGTACACCGGCGACGAACTCGCGGAACTGACCCGCCTCGCCGGCGAAATCGACGCTGACCTCGCGGAGGGCGCGAACGACCGCGTCCACATCGGCCACCTGCTCGCGGAACTCGGCGCGGGCGAGGCGTAG
- a CDS encoding threonine synthase → MTHAFECLSCGATTDPDERPAGCPECGGPLEVAHDDLPDALPDSDRTDLRRYADWLPSLGESSVDAPVSMGEGWTPLVETPRLVATAAAEFEDATPDCYLKNETTNPTWSWKDRLAAVVVPHAVAGGPSDRDGADRIATASTGNHASAIAAYASRAGVERVLAFLSPSSEPPHHRQIRAYGGEALGLTDYGERKRLLRELADRGWFAAYDLDDRYTGQPYVYEGYKTIAYELVEQLGEVPDAVVVPVGAGDGLYGIWKGFRELAARGVVADKPRVISAESAERHPLAAAFEAGAESVGRDDGPEPLSTSTMGTTSGDHALAAVRASDGAAYAADREAVEAAIRTAGRDGVFLEPASALAPAVVSQAVADGVVGADDTVVTVGTGSGVAWPEKTASAVGESPTVEPTLDAIADATGLELD, encoded by the coding sequence ATGACACACGCCTTCGAGTGCCTGTCGTGCGGCGCGACCACCGACCCCGACGAGCGCCCCGCGGGGTGCCCCGAGTGCGGCGGTCCGCTCGAAGTCGCCCACGACGACCTTCCCGACGCCCTCCCCGACTCGGACCGGACCGACCTCCGGCGCTACGCCGACTGGCTTCCCTCGCTCGGCGAGTCGAGCGTCGACGCCCCGGTGTCGATGGGCGAGGGGTGGACTCCGCTGGTGGAGACGCCGCGACTCGTCGCGACCGCGGCCGCCGAGTTCGAGGACGCGACGCCGGACTGCTACCTGAAGAACGAGACCACCAACCCGACGTGGTCGTGGAAGGACCGCCTCGCCGCGGTGGTCGTGCCCCACGCGGTCGCCGGAGGCCCGTCGGACCGCGACGGCGCCGACCGCATCGCCACCGCCTCGACCGGGAACCACGCCAGCGCAATCGCGGCCTACGCCTCGCGGGCCGGAGTCGAGCGAGTCCTCGCGTTCCTCTCGCCGTCGAGCGAACCGCCCCACCACCGGCAGATTCGGGCCTACGGCGGGGAGGCGCTCGGCCTGACTGACTACGGCGAGCGCAAGCGCCTGCTCCGCGAACTCGCCGACCGGGGGTGGTTCGCGGCGTACGACCTCGACGACCGCTACACCGGCCAACCCTACGTCTACGAGGGCTACAAGACCATCGCGTACGAACTGGTCGAGCAGTTGGGCGAGGTCCCCGACGCCGTGGTCGTCCCGGTCGGCGCGGGCGACGGTCTCTACGGCATCTGGAAGGGCTTCCGGGAACTCGCGGCCCGCGGCGTCGTCGCCGACAAGCCCCGCGTGATAAGCGCCGAATCGGCGGAGCGCCACCCGCTCGCGGCGGCGTTCGAGGCGGGCGCGGAGTCGGTCGGGCGCGACGACGGTCCGGAACCGCTCAGCACCTCCACGATGGGCACCACCTCCGGCGACCACGCGCTGGCCGCGGTCCGGGCCTCGGACGGCGCGGCCTACGCCGCCGACCGCGAGGCGGTCGAGGCGGCGATTCGGACCGCCGGGCGCGACGGGGTCTTCCTCGAACCGGCCTCTGCGCTCGCGCCGGCCGTGGTCTCGCAGGCGGTCGCCGACGGCGTGGTCGGTGCCGACGACACCGTGGTCACCGTCGGGACGGGTTCGGGCGTCGCGTGGCCCGAGAAGACGGCGAGCGCGGTCGGAGAGTCGCCGACCGTCGAACCGACGCTGGACGCAATCGCGGACGCGACGGGTCTCGAACTGGACTGA
- the hisG gene encoding ATP phosphoribosyltransferase — protein sequence MRIAVPNKGRLHDPAMELLESAGLHAVDGADRKLYADTVDPDVTLLFARAADIPEYVSDGAAEVGITGLDQVREADPGNVEEMLDLEFGRCRLVLAAPEDGDIESVADVAGKTVATEFPHIAERYFAEKDVEADIVEVSGATELTPHVEMADAIIDITSTGTTLKVNSLAVVDEVLSSSAHLFARDDVVEDSKVRQVVMALRSVLSADGKRYLMMNAPEDRLAEVRDVIPGLGGPTVMNVEDREDGESEDDGTVAVHAVVDERDVFETINELKSVGASGILVTEIERLVE from the coding sequence ATGAGAATCGCCGTCCCGAACAAGGGCCGACTCCACGACCCGGCGATGGAACTGCTCGAAAGCGCCGGACTCCACGCCGTCGACGGTGCCGACCGGAAACTGTACGCCGACACGGTCGACCCCGACGTGACCCTGCTGTTCGCCCGTGCGGCCGACATCCCGGAGTACGTCAGCGACGGCGCGGCCGAGGTGGGCATCACGGGCCTCGACCAGGTCCGCGAGGCCGACCCCGGCAACGTCGAGGAGATGCTCGACCTCGAGTTCGGTCGATGCCGACTCGTCCTCGCGGCCCCCGAGGACGGCGACATCGAATCGGTCGCGGACGTGGCTGGCAAGACGGTCGCGACCGAGTTCCCCCACATCGCCGAGCGGTACTTCGCGGAGAAGGACGTGGAGGCCGACATCGTGGAGGTCAGCGGCGCGACCGAACTCACCCCGCACGTCGAGATGGCCGACGCTATCATCGACATCACCAGCACCGGGACGACGCTGAAGGTGAACAGTCTGGCCGTCGTGGACGAGGTGCTGTCGAGTTCGGCGCACCTGTTCGCCCGCGACGACGTGGTCGAGGACTCGAAGGTCCGGCAGGTCGTGATGGCGCTCCGGTCGGTCCTCTCGGCCGACGGCAAGCGCTACCTGATGATGAACGCGCCGGAGGACCGTCTCGCGGAAGTGCGCGACGTGATTCCCGGGTTGGGCGGCCCGACGGTGATGAACGTCGAGGACAGGGAGGACGGCGAGAGCGAAGACGACGGAACGGTCGCGGTCCACGCCGTCGTGGACGAACGGGACGTGTTCGAGACCATCAACGAGTTGAAGTCGGTCGGCGCGAGCGGGATTCTCGTCACCGAAATCGAGCGACTGGTGGAGTAG
- a CDS encoding alpha/beta fold hydrolase, with protein sequence MTLQYDHRPSETARPYVEALAEVCDHYDADAESRYADLPDPAGRVHYLTAGEGPPLLLLHGLSTNGATWVPMFDALTDHFTVYAPDRPGRGLSTAVDYRETGFREFAVEYVADFLDAVGVEETAVMGNSLGGFQSLALAVDRPERVERLCLVGAPAGLSLDIPFLFRLFDLPVVGRWLFDYFEAETVPEARAEFRRINVEDDAAIPDAYFRPGVVGEGLPGQRESLWSLLEALGTMRGMRPQFDLREEVRDLALPTRFVWGTEDYFWPPSVGRPVAGAMPNADFVTLSDRGHMPWMEPDDEAVEAAVAFLTGEVGPE encoded by the coding sequence GTGACGCTTCAGTACGACCACCGCCCGAGCGAGACGGCGCGACCTTACGTCGAAGCCCTCGCGGAGGTCTGCGACCACTACGACGCGGACGCCGAATCCAGATACGCCGACCTCCCCGACCCCGCCGGCCGGGTCCACTACCTGACCGCTGGCGAGGGTCCGCCTCTCCTGCTCCTCCACGGACTCAGCACCAACGGGGCAACGTGGGTGCCGATGTTCGACGCCCTGACGGACCACTTCACCGTCTACGCGCCCGACCGGCCGGGCCGCGGTCTCTCGACCGCGGTGGACTACCGCGAGACCGGCTTTCGGGAGTTCGCGGTCGAGTACGTCGCCGACTTCCTCGACGCGGTCGGCGTCGAGGAGACGGCCGTGATGGGCAACTCGCTCGGCGGGTTCCAGTCGCTCGCGCTCGCGGTGGACCGCCCCGAGCGCGTCGAGCGACTCTGCCTCGTCGGCGCGCCCGCCGGCCTCTCGCTCGACATCCCGTTTCTCTTCCGCCTGTTCGACCTGCCGGTCGTCGGGCGCTGGCTGTTCGACTACTTCGAGGCCGAGACGGTCCCAGAGGCCCGCGCGGAGTTCCGGCGCATCAACGTCGAGGACGACGCGGCGATTCCCGACGCCTACTTCCGGCCCGGCGTCGTCGGCGAGGGCCTGCCCGGCCAGCGCGAGAGCCTCTGGTCGCTGCTGGAGGCCCTCGGCACGATGCGGGGGATGCGACCCCAGTTCGACCTCCGCGAGGAGGTCCGGGACCTCGCGCTCCCGACCCGGTTCGTCTGGGGCACCGAGGACTACTTCTGGCCGCCGTCGGTGGGTCGGCCGGTCGCGGGAGCGATGCCGAACGCCGACTTCGTGACGCTGTCGGACCGCGGCCACATGCCGTGGATGGAACCCGACGACGAGGCCGTCGAGGCCGCGGTGGCGTTTCTGACGGGCGAGGTCGGTCCCGAGTAG
- a CDS encoding methyltransferase domain-containing protein codes for MYALELGGEDDRFAAAEAASAATGVEVVAPGLATANAVTDRVRNLAYTHRASELVGTTDASVESARVLLEAGLDREETASDAAPDREGTVAVRARDVRETAGIDTQRAERVLGGVLTDCGFAVDLDDPDHELRALFSDDTCLLGWLEAESVRDFGTRKPTDRPFFQPGGMDPLLARALVNLAGARPGATVLDPMCGTGGGLIEAGLVGANVLGADAQTKMARGAAENLSRYLDGEERATGEWATLLGDATHLPLPDDSVDAVVFDAPYGRQSKIANLNLDDLVAGALAEARRVADRAVVVGDRSWGEAARAAGWTVEDEFERRVHRSLVRHIAVLDASDGSSPDRIGDSMGVE; via the coding sequence GTGTACGCGCTCGAACTCGGCGGAGAGGACGACCGATTCGCGGCCGCGGAGGCGGCGAGCGCCGCGACCGGCGTCGAAGTCGTCGCGCCCGGACTCGCCACCGCCAACGCCGTCACCGACCGCGTGCGGAATCTGGCCTACACCCACCGCGCCAGCGAGTTGGTCGGGACGACCGACGCGAGCGTCGAATCCGCGCGCGTCCTGCTCGAAGCCGGACTCGACCGCGAGGAAACCGCGTCCGACGCTGCGCCCGACCGCGAGGGGACCGTGGCTGTCCGCGCCCGCGACGTGCGAGAGACCGCCGGAATCGACACTCAGCGCGCCGAGCGCGTCCTCGGCGGAGTGCTGACCGACTGCGGCTTCGCGGTGGACTTGGACGACCCCGACCACGAGCTCCGAGCGCTGTTCTCCGACGATACCTGCCTGCTCGGCTGGCTCGAAGCCGAGAGCGTCCGCGACTTCGGCACCCGGAAGCCGACCGACCGGCCCTTCTTCCAACCCGGCGGGATGGACCCGCTGCTGGCCCGCGCACTGGTCAATCTCGCGGGTGCCCGGCCCGGCGCGACCGTACTGGACCCGATGTGTGGCACCGGCGGCGGCCTCATCGAGGCCGGACTGGTCGGTGCGAACGTACTCGGCGCGGACGCCCAGACGAAGATGGCCCGCGGCGCGGCCGAGAACCTGTCGCGCTACCTCGACGGCGAGGAGCGAGCGACGGGCGAGTGGGCGACCCTACTGGGCGACGCGACCCACCTACCGTTGCCCGACGACTCGGTGGACGCCGTGGTCTTCGACGCGCCGTACGGCCGCCAGTCGAAGATAGCGAACCTGAACTTGGACGACCTCGTGGCGGGCGCGCTGGCGGAGGCCCGCCGGGTCGCCGACCGGGCCGTCGTCGTCGGCGACCGGTCGTGGGGCGAGGCGGCCCGCGCGGCGGGGTGGACCGTCGAGGACGAGTTCGAGCGCCGAGTGCATCGGTCGCTCGTGCGCCACATCGCGGTGTTGGACGCGAGCGACGGGTCGTCGCCCGACCGAATTGGCGACTCGATGGGCGTCGAGTGA
- a CDS encoding DUF7473 family protein — MAVPIVALVGTFLLAVLFYGVTAHIAARYVLGDVPILRAFVVGVVPAIISFALQAYHPGVVILVSATADFFTIRAVYRLKYRTAVVVAMAHYTVSALAGITIFNLVRLLSTAPV; from the coding sequence ATGGCGGTCCCCATCGTCGCGCTGGTCGGCACGTTCCTGTTGGCGGTACTGTTCTACGGCGTTACGGCTCACATCGCCGCCCGGTACGTCCTCGGCGACGTGCCGATACTCCGCGCGTTCGTCGTCGGCGTCGTCCCCGCAATCATCTCGTTCGCGCTGCAAGCCTACCATCCGGGCGTCGTCATCCTCGTCAGCGCCACGGCGGACTTCTTCACGATTCGGGCAGTGTACCGGCTGAAGTACCGAACCGCGGTCGTCGTCGCGATGGCTCACTACACGGTGAGCGCGCTCGCCGGCATCACTATCTTCAATCTGGTCCGTCTGCTCTCGACCGCGCCGGTGTAA
- a CDS encoding DUF4382 domain-containing protein — translation MSRYAAVCLAVALLLAGCVGGQGGTTTSPAPGDAETTTVAETTEVAGTTAGGGATGGGETTSDASAVNFYLSDERNAMGDFEHLNVTVSKVGMKRADGKWTNYDVDNRTVDLTTLTGANATRLGTFDASNGTYDTVFVHIAEVNGTLTNGEQVRVKLPSQKLQIHQSFTVGANQSVDYVFDTSVFKAGKSGKYILKPVISESGTDKKIESVDDEDDKNEREEREGDEDAKDDEKAEKDDETTADDEAALNATFVGNVTRGENATVSVAQNGSAAANATVAVNGETVGRTAADGTLTFAVPDADELEVEIETENGSAKLETEFESGDDGTGSGETGNGERGDGGN, via the coding sequence ATGAGTCGATACGCAGCGGTTTGTCTCGCGGTCGCGCTACTGCTCGCCGGATGTGTCGGCGGGCAGGGAGGAACGACGACGTCGCCCGCGCCCGGCGACGCCGAAACGACGACAGTCGCCGAAACGACGGAGGTCGCCGGAACGACCGCCGGAGGAGGCGCGACCGGCGGCGGGGAAACCACCAGCGACGCCAGCGCGGTGAACTTCTACCTGAGCGACGAACGGAACGCGATGGGTGACTTCGAGCATCTGAACGTCACCGTCTCGAAGGTCGGAATGAAACGCGCCGACGGTAAGTGGACGAACTACGACGTGGACAACCGCACCGTGGACTTGACCACGCTGACGGGCGCGAACGCGACCCGACTCGGCACCTTCGACGCGTCCAACGGCACGTACGACACGGTGTTCGTCCACATCGCCGAGGTGAACGGGACGCTGACGAACGGCGAGCAGGTCCGAGTCAAGTTGCCGAGCCAGAAGCTTCAGATTCACCAGTCGTTCACCGTCGGCGCGAACCAGTCGGTCGATTACGTCTTCGACACCTCCGTGTTTAAGGCGGGCAAGAGCGGGAAGTACATCCTCAAGCCGGTCATCAGCGAGTCGGGGACCGACAAGAAAATCGAGTCGGTGGACGACGAGGACGACAAGAACGAGCGTGAGGAGCGCGAAGGCGACGAGGACGCGAAAGACGACGAGAAGGCCGAGAAGGACGACGAGACGACAGCGGATGACGAGGCCGCGCTGAACGCGACGTTCGTCGGCAACGTCACCCGCGGCGAGAACGCCACCGTCTCGGTCGCGCAGAACGGAAGCGCCGCGGCGAACGCGACGGTCGCGGTGAACGGCGAGACCGTCGGCCGGACGGCCGCCGACGGGACCCTGACGTTCGCGGTGCCCGACGCCGACGAACTCGAAGTCGAAATCGAGACCGAGAACGGGTCGGCCAAACTCGAAACCGAGTTCGAGTCCGGCGACGACGGGACGGGAAGTGGCGAGACGGGGAACGGTGAACGGGGCGACGGCGGGAACTGA
- a CDS encoding adenosylhomocysteinase, with protein sequence MADYPTISEQVEDVESARTEGHRKMDWAREHMPILTAMQGDFEANQPFEGQRIGMAMHVEAKTAVLVETLAEGGAEVAITGCNPLSTHDDVSAALDEHPNITSYAKREVDDEEYYAAIEAVISHEPTITVDDGMDLVAAIHEDYPELIDSIVGGAEETTTGVHRLRAMDEDGELDYPVFAVNDTPMKRLFDNVHGTGESSLANIAMTTNLSWAGKNVVVAGYGDCGRGVAKKASGQNANVIVTEVEPRRALEAHMEGYDVMPMAEAAEVGDVFLTTTGNKNVVTRDHFEKMDDGVLLANAGHFDVEVNLDDLSDLAVNEREARDGVREYEMDDGRRLNVLAEGRLVNLASPIALGHPVEVMDQSFGVQAACVRELVENGDQYDAGVHEVPDELDREIAEIKLDAEGVEYDDLTDEQAEYMSSWQHGT encoded by the coding sequence ATGGCAGACTATCCGACGATAAGCGAGCAGGTCGAGGACGTAGAATCTGCTCGCACCGAGGGCCATCGCAAGATGGACTGGGCGCGAGAACACATGCCGATTCTGACCGCGATGCAAGGCGACTTCGAGGCGAACCAGCCATTCGAAGGCCAGCGCATCGGGATGGCGATGCACGTCGAGGCAAAGACCGCGGTGCTGGTCGAGACCCTCGCCGAGGGCGGCGCGGAAGTCGCCATCACCGGCTGTAACCCGCTCTCGACCCACGACGACGTGAGCGCCGCGCTCGACGAACACCCCAACATCACCTCCTACGCCAAGCGCGAGGTGGACGACGAGGAGTACTACGCCGCCATCGAGGCGGTCATCTCCCACGAACCGACCATCACCGTGGACGACGGCATGGACCTCGTGGCGGCCATCCACGAGGACTACCCCGAACTCATCGACTCCATCGTGGGCGGGGCCGAGGAGACCACCACGGGCGTCCACCGCCTGCGCGCGATGGACGAGGACGGCGAACTCGACTACCCCGTCTTCGCGGTGAACGACACGCCGATGAAGCGCCTGTTCGACAACGTCCACGGCACCGGCGAGTCGTCGCTGGCGAACATCGCCATGACCACGAACCTCTCGTGGGCGGGCAAGAACGTCGTCGTCGCGGGCTACGGCGACTGCGGCCGCGGCGTCGCCAAGAAGGCCTCGGGCCAGAACGCGAACGTCATCGTGACCGAGGTCGAACCCCGGCGCGCGCTCGAAGCCCACATGGAGGGCTACGACGTGATGCCGATGGCCGAGGCGGCCGAAGTCGGCGACGTGTTCCTCACCACGACCGGGAACAAGAACGTCGTCACCCGCGACCACTTCGAGAAGATGGACGACGGCGTCCTGCTGGCCAACGCCGGCCACTTCGACGTGGAGGTCAATCTCGACGACCTCTCTGACCTCGCCGTGAACGAGCGCGAGGCACGCGACGGCGTCCGCGAGTACGAGATGGACGACGGCCGCCGCCTCAACGTCCTCGCGGAGGGCCGCCTCGTCAACCTCGCCTCGCCCATCGCGCTGGGCCACCCGGTCGAGGTCATGGACCAGAGCTTCGGCGTGCAGGCCGCCTGCGTCCGCGAACTGGTCGAGAACGGCGACCAGTACGACGCTGGAGTCCACGAGGTCCCCGACGAACTGGACCGGGAAATCGCGGAAATCAAGCTGGACGCCGAGGGCGTCGAGTACGACGACCTGACCGACGAACAGGCCGAGTACATGAGCAGTTGGCAGCACGGGACGTAA
- a CDS encoding acyl-CoA thioesterase, with amino-acid sequence MPTLSETRIQNRYRVQPNDANNYETLHGGELMKWMDELGAMSAMRFAGETCVTAGVDDFSFHRPVPVGEVALIEAYVYDAGRTSVKVRLRAWRENPRTGDTERTTGSSFTFVALGEEGKPVPVPELTVETDEERELREAAREAEN; translated from the coding sequence ATGCCGACGCTCTCGGAGACTCGCATCCAGAACCGCTACCGCGTCCAACCGAACGACGCCAACAACTACGAGACGCTCCACGGCGGCGAACTCATGAAGTGGATGGACGAACTCGGCGCGATGTCCGCGATGCGCTTCGCGGGCGAGACCTGCGTCACCGCGGGCGTCGACGACTTCTCCTTTCACCGCCCGGTCCCGGTCGGCGAAGTCGCGCTCATAGAGGCCTACGTCTACGACGCCGGTCGGACCAGCGTCAAGGTCCGACTCCGCGCGTGGCGCGAGAACCCCCGAACCGGCGACACCGAGCGCACCACCGGGTCGAGCTTCACCTTCGTCGCGTTGGGCGAGGAAGGAAAGCCGGTACCGGTGCCCGAACTGACAGTCGAGACGGACGAGGAGCGAGAACTCCGCGAGGCCGCCCGCGAGGCCGAAAACTGA